The window tttttttttttttggccctTTACCTCCTCCActccaatttatatataaacatcgCTTTGTAGAGAGACGTACACTGTATAATAATACTAGTATTACGTGACTCTTGGTCTCTTTTGATTTAACTCCCACACGTCCTGCTCCAGCAATTGCAATTGATAGAGAGGACGAGACGAttctgtgtttgtgtgtgtgtgtgtggtacTCAATTGTTCTTCCTTTCctattttgatttatatgttcCGTTACGATTTTTATTAACTGATTCTaataaccctttttttttttttcttttctaggttCTGAATTATTCGGACGTGATTGATTGATTCGAAGTTGAATCGGGAAAAAGGGGGAAATGGCGGAGGAGTACAAGGAGGCGTTGTTGGAGAATCACAAATATCACGACGGATGCCCCGGGTGTAAAGTGGAGCAGATGAAACAGCTCCGGCGTGGTTATCCATACCTGGAGCTTTCTTTCGTTTGGATCATCGTCCTCTCCACTTGTAACCACCTTTTTCCTTCGCCTTTCTCTAATTctcttatttattaaaatggattattttggtttatgaaatGGTATATTGAACTAGTTTAGAGAGGATTACAGAATATGATTTTGCTgctaatgttttttgttttaagtcaaaaaaattggttaattaGTGTGAGAAACCTTTTTCTTGTGTTGAAAGTAATGATTTGTTTACGCCTTCTCTCATTTGTTTGCAGCTCTGCCTATTTCTTCACTCTATCCTTTCCTCTATTATATGGTGAGTATTTGATTACAGAGTTTTAAGATGAGgctatcatcatcatatatcaTTGATTCCCGTTCATTAATTTAATAGTATGTCTCCTTCATTTGTTTTCATAGATTGATGATTTTGGTGTTGCAAAGACTGAGAAAGATATCGGGTTTTATGCTGGATTTGTCGGTGAGAGAAGACACCTTTTTTTATAGTTCTGCACTGAATCTTCATATGTGTGTATCTACCTGTTTGTTCTAATTGATTTCTTACTACTACTTTGAAGGGTGCTCATTTATGCTTGGAAGAGCATTGACGTCGGTGTTCTGGGGCATTGTGGCTGATCGTTATGGAAGAAAACCGATTATACTCTTGGGAACTATCTCAATGTTTGTCTCCTTAAAAACACacataatattttgattaatgtCTCCCCCTCTGTTAGTCTTTAGATGactgatttggttgtttgtttgcagTGCCATTTTCAACGCTCTTTTTGGCTTGAGTGTTAACTTTTGGATGGCTATTGGCACTAGGTTTCTTCTTGGCAGTTTTAACTGTTTGCTTGGAACCATGAAGGTGACGTCTTTGTTCCCCCACTATTTTTGGTCTGTGCACCAGATTATCAGGTTGCATTTTCTCATTTACAATTGTCAATTTCAAAATGTTTCAGGCATATGCGTCAGAGATATTTCGTGATGAATATCAAGCTACAGCAATGTCAGCTGTAAGCTTCTCTCCATCACatgttttttatatgtttttaactgTTGGTGTCATGACGTTTGTAACTTTACTTATTTCAGGTTAGTACTGCTTGGGGAATTGGACTGATCATTGGCCCTGCTCTAGGCGGGTTTTTGGCACAGGTAAAGTGATCACAtccaagtttttatttttccgtAGCTTTCCAAACCTTtccatttgttttgttctaaATGCTTGAAGCTTATCTTGTGTCCATCTCTTTCGCCTACGTATTGATTCATATTTAGTCTTTCTAAcattctaattattatttttcaatctTCTCCAAAATTAGCCGGCAGACAAATATCCAAATGTGTTCTCCCAAGAATCCATTTTTGGCAGGTGTACCTTCTTTCTTACTCCTCTGTTAAGAGTTCAAGTAGAATTGATATAATGGAATCTCATGAAATAAATATGCGAATTGCAAATTGCAGATTCCGGTATGCGTTGCCTTGCTTTACAATATCAGCTTTTGCATTGCTTGTGACAGTATTGTGCTGCTTCATTCCGGTATTCTATTTTCTTCAAACTCCTACTTAGAACCTTGTATTTATTGGTGACTCttctttattaatatagttCGCACAGAGTTCAACCACTATAacctccttctctttctctggtAGGAAACATTGCACAATCATAAGCAGGACAGCACATCACATGATGAATCCTACGAAATACTTGAAGCTGGATCTCATGAATCCACTGCTTCTACCGGGAAGGCAGGAAAAAACGATAGAAAAGCTTCTCAGTCTCTTTTGAAGAATTGGCCTCTAATGTCATCTATCTTTGTGTATTGTGTTCTGTGTCTGCATGATACTGCATACTCTGAGGTAAGTAGTTGAGCTAGAGTTGTCATCTGGCTCAGGCAAGAATTAGTTTTCTACTGCTGAACATTCAAATTCTGTCATTTACT is drawn from Camelina sativa cultivar DH55 chromosome 8, Cs, whole genome shotgun sequence and contains these coding sequences:
- the LOC104705630 gene encoding protein ZINC INDUCED FACILITATOR 1, whose translation is MAEEYKEALLENHKYHDGCPGCKVEQMKQLRRGYPYLELSFVWIIVLSTSLPISSLYPFLYYMIDDFGVAKTEKDIGFYAGFVGCSFMLGRALTSVFWGIVADRYGRKPIILLGTISIAIFNALFGLSVNFWMAIGTRFLLGSFNCLLGTMKAYASEIFRDEYQATAMSAVSTAWGIGLIIGPALGGFLAQPADKYPNVFSQESIFGRFRYALPCFTISAFALLVTVLCCFIPETLHNHKQDSTSHDESYEILEAGSHESTASTGKAGKNDRKASQSLLKNWPLMSSIFVYCVLCLHDTAYSEIFALWANSPRKYGGLSYSTNDVGTVLAISGLGLFFFQVFVYPFAEKLLGPVLVTRFAGALMIPIQMSYPFIADMSGLSLSLMLNCASILINVLSVSAITGLLILQNRAVDQSQRGAANGIAMTAMSLFKTVGPAGAGILFSWSERRLNAAFLPGSHMVFFVLNVIVVVGVALTFKPFLTTTARR